In Tsuneonella amylolytica, one genomic interval encodes:
- a CDS encoding CarD family transcriptional regulator: MATSAPALAFDVGDYVVYPKHGVGRVIELQSEEIAGMQLELYVLRFEKERMTLRVPVNKVESIGMRKLSSDKTLKEAMETLKGKPKVKRTMWSRRAQEYEAKINSGEIVLIAEVTRDLFRPEDQPEQSYSERQIFEAASSRLARELAAMEKTDEPTALEKILNVLREHAPQYYENTEEA; this comes from the coding sequence ATGGCCACTTCCGCCCCCGCCCTCGCATTCGATGTCGGCGACTATGTGGTCTATCCCAAGCACGGGGTAGGCCGGGTGATCGAACTGCAGAGCGAGGAAATCGCCGGCATGCAGCTCGAACTCTATGTCCTGCGCTTCGAAAAAGAGCGGATGACGCTTCGGGTTCCGGTCAACAAGGTCGAATCGATCGGCATGCGCAAGCTGTCGAGCGACAAGACCCTGAAGGAAGCGATGGAGACCCTGAAGGGCAAGCCCAAGGTCAAGCGCACCATGTGGAGCCGCCGTGCCCAAGAGTACGAGGCAAAGATCAACTCGGGCGAGATCGTGCTCATTGCCGAAGTGACCCGCGATCTGTTCCGCCCGGAAGACCAGCCCGAACAGAGCTATTCGGAACGCCAGATTTTCGAGGCCGCCTCGAGCCGCCTCGCGCGCGAACTTGCCGCGATGGAAAAGACCGACGAGCCGACCGCGCTGGAAAAGATCCTGAATGTGCTGCGCGAACACGCGCCGCAGTATTACGAGAACACCGAGGAAGCATGA
- a CDS encoding acyl-CoA dehydrogenase — protein sequence MDNSGKSPEKENAPVYRPATADQLLALSVNAGIGELAQSERFAASEPDMVEAIVEGIGAFAAGEWAPLNRIGDTEGAKLENGVVRLPDGFADAYAHYVEQGWNAIAGPADFGGQGLPFALGCNVLENLGTANYAFNLLPMLTTGAIDALEQHGSADQKATYLPKMISGEWSGTMNLTEPQAGSDLGALRATATPVIDGEHAGKYRIAGTKIFITWGDHELAENIIHLVLARLPDAPEGSRGISLFVVPKYHVKSDGSLGPRNDLRAVSLEHKLGINASPTCIMSYGDNNECIGEIVGAEHRGLMAMFTMMNNARINVGNQGVQIAERATQAAMAYARDRVQSARAGAADRAAIAIADHPDVRRMLLRMKALTEATRALLYYTAGQVDRGTLGDASAAARGECLVPMLKAWGTDIGVEVASLGVQVHGGMGYVEETGAAQHYRDARIAPIYEGTNGIQAADLVTRKLGLEGGEALDRLLGDVERETDGALRDLAAECRATAQWMRGEASLDDRLAGSVPFTTMCAVAVAGWQLQRQARAVEAGEVPALATTKPVTARYFAEQIVPEALGLVASARGGSGLLYELTAEQLAG from the coding sequence ATGGACAACTCCGGCAAGTCGCCCGAGAAGGAGAATGCCCCCGTGTACCGTCCCGCCACCGCCGACCAGTTGCTTGCCCTGTCGGTCAACGCCGGCATCGGCGAACTCGCGCAAAGCGAACGGTTCGCCGCCTCCGAACCCGATATGGTCGAAGCGATCGTCGAAGGCATCGGCGCGTTCGCAGCGGGCGAATGGGCACCGCTCAACCGGATCGGCGACACCGAAGGCGCCAAGCTGGAGAACGGCGTCGTCCGCCTGCCCGACGGGTTCGCCGACGCATACGCGCACTACGTCGAGCAGGGCTGGAACGCGATCGCCGGGCCGGCGGATTTCGGTGGTCAGGGTTTGCCCTTCGCGCTGGGATGCAACGTGCTCGAGAACCTCGGCACCGCGAACTACGCGTTCAACCTGTTACCGATGCTCACGACAGGCGCGATCGATGCACTCGAGCAGCATGGTTCGGCCGACCAGAAGGCAACATATCTGCCCAAGATGATCAGCGGCGAATGGTCCGGTACGATGAACCTTACCGAACCGCAGGCCGGCAGCGATCTCGGAGCCCTGCGCGCGACGGCCACCCCGGTTATCGATGGCGAGCACGCCGGCAAGTACCGGATCGCTGGCACCAAGATCTTCATCACCTGGGGCGATCACGAACTCGCCGAAAACATCATCCACCTCGTGCTCGCCCGCCTGCCCGATGCGCCCGAGGGCAGCCGCGGCATCTCGCTGTTCGTGGTGCCCAAGTACCATGTGAAATCCGACGGCAGCCTGGGCCCGCGCAACGACCTTCGCGCGGTCAGCCTAGAGCACAAGCTCGGCATCAACGCGTCACCCACCTGCATCATGTCCTACGGCGACAACAACGAATGCATCGGCGAAATCGTCGGGGCGGAACACCGCGGGCTGATGGCGATGTTCACGATGATGAACAACGCGCGGATCAATGTCGGTAACCAGGGCGTGCAGATCGCCGAACGCGCGACGCAGGCGGCGATGGCCTACGCCCGCGACCGCGTGCAGAGCGCGCGCGCCGGTGCCGCCGACCGCGCAGCCATCGCGATCGCCGACCATCCCGACGTGCGGCGGATGCTGCTGCGGATGAAGGCGCTGACGGAAGCTACGCGCGCCCTGCTGTATTACACGGCGGGTCAGGTCGACCGGGGCACGCTGGGCGATGCCTCCGCCGCGGCGCGCGGCGAATGCCTGGTGCCGATGCTGAAGGCCTGGGGCACCGACATAGGGGTCGAAGTCGCGAGCCTCGGCGTGCAGGTCCACGGGGGCATGGGCTATGTCGAGGAAACCGGTGCCGCCCAGCACTACCGCGATGCGCGGATCGCCCCGATCTACGAAGGCACCAACGGCATTCAGGCGGCCGATCTCGTCACCCGCAAACTGGGGCTCGAAGGCGGCGAGGCGCTGGATCGCCTGCTCGGCGACGTCGAGCGCGAAACGGATGGCGCGCTGCGCGATCTGGCCGCCGAATGCCGCGCGACGGCGCAATGGATGCGCGGCGAGGCTTCGCTCGACGACCGGCTGGCGGGATCGGTGCCGTTCACCACGATGTGCGCGGTCGCAGTCGCGGGTTGGCAGTTGCAGCGACAGGCACGCGCGGTCGAAGCCGGCGAAGTCCCCGCGCTCGCCACGACCAAGCCGGTCACCGCGCGCTATTTCGCCGAGCAGATCGTACCCGAGGCTCTGGGTCTCGTCGCATCGGCCCGGGGCGGGTCGGGCCTACTGTACGAACTCACGGCCGAGCAGCTCGCCGGATGA
- a CDS encoding head GIN domain-containing protein, whose amino-acid sequence MFNRIFRGVAPVVAMAAALGAGACNGKVTINGDKGVPLSELDTAGKTPTGIVLAGPDSVVVKDGGTLSIDVSGDPQAVAALRFTLDDDTLGIMRQNGSNDRGKATVTVTMPGLEKITLAGSGSIEAASLAGKPEVVIAGSGTARTARVAASKLEVTIAGSGTYRAAGTADALDLTVAGSGTADMAGLNAKSAEVTIAGSGDAAFASDGTVEATIMGSGDVTVTGSARCTIKSMGSGTLTCERGTVRDDARGAGNSSETPPVAPTPPPAPSPPATPQ is encoded by the coding sequence ATGTTCAATCGAATCTTCAGGGGCGTTGCCCCCGTCGTCGCCATGGCCGCCGCGCTCGGCGCGGGCGCATGCAACGGCAAAGTTACGATCAACGGCGACAAGGGTGTGCCGCTGTCGGAACTGGACACTGCAGGCAAGACGCCGACCGGGATCGTTCTCGCCGGACCCGACAGCGTCGTGGTGAAGGATGGCGGGACGCTTTCGATCGATGTCTCGGGCGACCCGCAAGCGGTCGCAGCGCTCCGCTTCACGCTGGATGACGATACGCTCGGCATCATGCGTCAAAACGGTTCGAACGACCGTGGGAAGGCCACCGTGACCGTCACGATGCCGGGCCTCGAAAAGATAACCTTGGCCGGATCTGGCTCGATCGAGGCCGCGTCGCTGGCCGGCAAGCCCGAAGTCGTCATCGCCGGCAGCGGGACTGCGCGCACCGCACGGGTCGCCGCCTCCAAGCTCGAAGTCACCATCGCCGGGTCGGGCACTTACCGCGCGGCCGGTACCGCCGATGCGCTGGACCTCACCGTCGCCGGGTCCGGCACCGCCGACATGGCTGGTCTGAACGCGAAGAGCGCCGAAGTCACGATCGCCGGCTCGGGCGATGCGGCGTTCGCATCGGACGGTACGGTCGAGGCCACGATCATGGGTTCGGGCGACGTCACCGTCACCGGATCGGCGCGCTGCACCATCAAGTCGATGGGGTCGGGTACGCTGACCTGCGAACGCGGAACAGTCCGGGACGATGCGCGCGGCGCCGGAAACTCGAGCGAGACCCCGCCCGTCGCCCCCACGCCCCCGCCCGCCCCGTCGCCGCCGGCAACACCGCAATAA
- the fdxA gene encoding ferredoxin FdxA, with the protein MTYVVTDACIKCKYTDCVEVCPVDCFYEGETMLVINPSECIDCGVCEPECPAEAILPDTEDNLEKWLELNTKFSAEWPNITTKKDPPPDADEHKGEDGKYEAYFTPEPGEGD; encoded by the coding sequence ATGACCTACGTCGTCACCGACGCGTGCATCAAGTGCAAGTACACCGACTGCGTCGAGGTCTGCCCGGTCGATTGCTTCTACGAAGGCGAGACGATGCTCGTCATCAATCCGTCCGAATGCATCGACTGCGGCGTGTGCGAGCCGGAGTGCCCGGCCGAGGCGATCCTGCCCGACACGGAGGACAACCTCGAGAAATGGCTGGAGCTCAATACAAAGTTCAGCGCCGAATGGCCGAACATCACCACCAAGAAGGACCCGCCGCCCGACGCCGACGAGCACAAGGGCGAGGACGGCAAGTACGAGGCGTATTTTACCCCCGAACCCGGCGAAGGCGACTGA
- a CDS encoding RNA-binding S4 domain-containing protein, producing the protein MRIDKLLCQLRFTKTRGLAHDLVVAGHVRRNGARVTRASQLVAVGDTLTLPLPAGVRVIELLALPSRRGPPAEAQACYRVLDPHAPVALAAPSGQQPEEGPPQ; encoded by the coding sequence GTGCGGATCGATAAGCTGCTGTGCCAGTTGCGGTTCACGAAGACCCGCGGCCTTGCCCACGACCTGGTGGTTGCGGGTCATGTCCGGCGCAACGGGGCCCGCGTGACCCGCGCGAGTCAGTTGGTCGCGGTCGGCGATACGCTGACCCTGCCGCTGCCCGCTGGAGTCCGCGTGATCGAACTTCTCGCCCTGCCTTCTAGACGCGGACCGCCCGCCGAAGCGCAGGCCTGCTATCGCGTGCTTGACCCGCACGCCCCAGTCGCCTTAGCAGCGCCATCTGGACAACAGCCCGAGGAAGGCCCGCCCCAATGA
- a CDS encoding L-threonylcarbamoyladenylate synthase, with protein MDGKYATETLAADDSGIARAASILASGGLVAVPTETVYGLAARADDAAAVAHIYEAKGRPGFNPLIVHVRSRAEAEAFATLPPGADVVMAQAWPGPLTLVCPLRVGAGLAPAVTAGLDTVALRCPAHPVMRAVLDACELPLAAPSANRSGFVSPTSAAHVLATLDGRIDAVIDDGSACPGGIESTILAIRADGAWDELRPGPVDLSGLRRFLRPESDAPVGRGDAGIEAPGQLASHYAPGKPVRLGARSAREGEFIIGFGEIAGDTTLSATGDPVEAASRLYACLHLAAASPKSRIAIAPVPDAGIGRAINDRLRRAAA; from the coding sequence ATGGACGGCAAATACGCTACGGAAACGCTCGCCGCGGACGATTCGGGAATCGCACGGGCCGCTTCGATACTCGCGTCCGGCGGGCTCGTCGCGGTGCCGACCGAAACCGTCTACGGCCTTGCCGCCCGGGCCGACGACGCCGCCGCGGTGGCGCATATCTACGAGGCGAAGGGCCGGCCCGGTTTCAATCCGCTGATCGTCCATGTTCGCAGCCGGGCCGAGGCCGAAGCGTTCGCGACACTCCCGCCGGGGGCCGACGTCGTGATGGCGCAGGCGTGGCCCGGGCCCTTGACGTTGGTGTGCCCCTTGAGGGTCGGTGCCGGTCTCGCGCCCGCGGTGACTGCGGGTCTCGACACCGTCGCGCTACGATGTCCGGCGCATCCGGTGATGCGGGCCGTGCTGGATGCTTGCGAACTGCCGCTCGCCGCTCCGTCGGCCAATCGCAGCGGCTTCGTCAGTCCGACGAGTGCGGCGCACGTGCTCGCGACGCTCGACGGCCGGATCGATGCGGTGATCGACGACGGGTCGGCTTGCCCCGGCGGAATCGAATCGACGATCCTCGCCATCCGTGCCGATGGAGCGTGGGACGAATTGCGCCCGGGCCCGGTGGACCTGTCGGGACTCCGCCGCTTTCTCCGGCCGGAGAGCGACGCACCTGTCGGGCGCGGGGATGCGGGGATCGAAGCACCCGGGCAACTCGCCAGCCACTATGCGCCGGGCAAACCGGTCCGGCTGGGCGCGCGATCGGCGCGGGAAGGCGAGTTCATAATCGGGTTCGGCGAGATCGCAGGGGACACGACCCTTTCGGCAACTGGCGATCCGGTCGAAGCGGCGTCGCGGCTCTACGCCTGTCTCCATCTGGCGGCGGCATCGCCCAAGTCCCGGATCGCAATTGCGCCGGTACCGGATGCCGGTATCGGGCGGGCAATCAACGACCGGTTGCGGCGCGCGGCCGCCTGA